From the Chryseobacterium sp. G0201 genome, the window TAGCAACGCTTTCACGGAGATCATGACTTCTTCTCGAAGCTACAGTCTGAAATTCTACTTCAGAGCCCATTGACAGTAAAGTTCTGCCATCATTGGTAAGCACAGAAGAAAAATCTTCAGTGACTATCGTAACTTTTCTATTGGCCAACTCATCGTCAGTTACAGGTTTTATCTGTTTGGTGTCCATCCATCCTTCATAGCCGTCATAATGCATTTTTATCTTGGTCCAGTTTTTATTTACTTCCAAAATATCTGCACTTTCTCCAAACAATATTTCCGTAACAATTTCTGCTTTGTCAGAATTTTCTGCGCGCACCGGTGCTACTGTAACATTACAAATTCCTTTATCCATCTTTTAAATTTAGAGATTAAGAAATTTAGGAATTAAGAAACGTATCCGTTTTCTCATTTCTAAATCTCCGAATTCTTTACTCTTTTAATTATTTCCTTCTCAGAAAATTTACTCCGTCACGCAAAGGTAAAATAAGATTTTCAAAATCATCATCTTTTGCGATCAAATCGTTTAATTCCTTAATAACTTGGGTCGATTTCTGCTTTGGATTTTCTTCCAAAACTTTCCCGTACCAAAGAACATTGTCAAATAATACGATAGAACCCGATTTGGTTCTTGGTTTAATTAATTTAAAATATTCAGCGTAATTTTCTTTATCAGCATCAATGAAAATAAGGTCGAAAACTTCATCAGTTTCCTTTAAAAATTCTTTTGCATCCTGAAGCTTAAAATCGATCTGGTTTGAATATTCACTTTCATGAAAATATTTTCTTGGTAAATAAGCAAGATCTTCATTTACATCCAACGTTGTTATTTTTCCGTCTTTTGCCAAACCTGTTGTCAGACATAAAGTAGCATATCCCGTAAAAGTCCCTATTTCCAGAACATTTTTAGGCTGCATCATCTGAGAAATTATCGTTAAAAGCCTTCCCTGCTGATATCCGGAGATCATGTGAGGTTGTGTAGTCTTCTGGAAAGTCTCTCTTCTTAGTTTTTTCAGAATTTCAGGTTCGGAAGATGCGTGGGTCTCCAAATACCTGTCCATTTCAGCATTCTTTTCTTCAAAAAAGCTCATTCTTACAATTTTTGTGAGTCAAATTTAACTAAATATAAGGAGAAAGAATAAATTTTAAAATAAAGATCCTCATAAAAATAGGGAAAACCCCATATCAATTACCGTAAAAATACGGATGTTTTCGAACGACTATTCCTATACCTTTGCAAAGACGGGTAAAAACACTAAGAAAAAATAACGATGAAGGTAGGAAAAAAACGAATAAACACTAAGAATCAGAAGACCGCAGTGTCCCCGGACATGGCGGCTTCTTCTGTGAAAAAAAACAGACAAGAAATATCCACTTCATTTTTCCAAAGAATTATTTCCTTATTGAAAAAAGAAGAATTAATTTGATTAAAAAAAATAACTCCCGAATTTCTCCGGGAGTTGTTTTTTATCGTTGAATTTGAAACTCTTATTTCTTAGGAGCAATATCCATCAACTTCATGAATTCATCAAGCTTGGGCATAATGATGATCTCCGTTCTTCTGTTTTCTGCTCTTCCAGAAACACTCATGTTTGTCGCTTTAGGATTGTATTCAGAACGTCCACCTGCAGTAATTCTTGCAGGATCAACTCCAAATTGAGACTGTAAAACTTTAGCAATCGACGTACCTCTCAATGCAGAAAGATCCCAGTTGTCTCTCGGTAAATTTGGAGAACTTAAAGGAGAATTATCTGTGTTACCTTCGATCAATACTGAATATTTATCATAATCATTAATAACTTTAGCAACTTTTCCTAATACTTCCTGAGCTGCAGGCAACACATTGTAGTCTCCCACTTTGTATAACATTTTGTCTGAAAGTGAGATCATAACCACACCTTTCAATACTTTTACCTGAACATCATCGTCAGTTACGTTATCTAAAGATCTTTTTAATTTGTTTGATAACGCTAAATTTAAGCTGTCATTTTTAGCATTATTAGAAATCAACTGCTTGATATAAGAGTTTGAAGAGTTGATCTCGCTTACCAATTTATCAATATTTGCAGAGCTTTTTCCTGTATTAGATAAACAAGCGTCCAATGATGATTTTAAAGCATCATGCTGACTTTTTAGTAAATTATTCTCTCCTGATAATGCAGAGTTTTGAGATTTCAGATCTTGAATTTCTCTCTGTCTTTCGCCAATGTTTTCAATACATTGCTTGTAGTTTGAACTTAGAGCATCGTATTGCTTTTTGCTGATACAAGATGTCATCCCCAACGCCATCGCAGAAACTGCTAGAATTTTAATAATCTTCATAAATAATCTTTTTTAGACGAATCAAATTTAGGAAAATTCATTTTAATTAATGGTTTATCTTTGTATAAAAGAAATTCGCAGCACAGATGTTGGACTATTTAAGTTTTAAAAATCAATTAAAAAATCTTATTGAATCACCTGAAAATCATTCCTATTTATTGGCAGTGAGTGGCGGTGCCGATTCTATGGTCTTAGCCTCTCTTTTCCATGATTCTGGGCACAAATTTCATGTAGCGCACATCAACTATAAACTTCGTGGAGAAGATTCTGATCTGGATCAAAAAGTGGTTCAGGATTTTTGTGACAAAAATAACGTTCCATTTCACTTGTATGAAGTTTCTGAGAAAGATCAAAAGCCTG encodes:
- a CDS encoding O-methyltransferase is translated as MSFFEEKNAEMDRYLETHASSEPEILKKLRRETFQKTTQPHMISGYQQGRLLTIISQMMQPKNVLEIGTFTGYATLCLTTGLAKDGKITTLDVNEDLAYLPRKYFHESEYSNQIDFKLQDAKEFLKETDEVFDLIFIDADKENYAEYFKLIKPRTKSGSIVLFDNVLWYGKVLEENPKQKSTQVIKELNDLIAKDDDFENLILPLRDGVNFLRRK
- a CDS encoding OmpA family protein; translated protein: MKIIKILAVSAMALGMTSCISKKQYDALSSNYKQCIENIGERQREIQDLKSQNSALSGENNLLKSQHDALKSSLDACLSNTGKSSANIDKLVSEINSSNSYIKQLISNNAKNDSLNLALSNKLKRSLDNVTDDDVQVKVLKGVVMISLSDKMLYKVGDYNVLPAAQEVLGKVAKVINDYDKYSVLIEGNTDNSPLSSPNLPRDNWDLSALRGTSIAKVLQSQFGVDPARITAGGRSEYNPKATNMSVSGRAENRRTEIIIMPKLDEFMKLMDIAPKK